The following proteins are encoded in a genomic region of Streptomyces collinus Tu 365:
- a CDS encoding lanthionine synthetase LanC family protein gives MTAPEAMVVTVDEVEGLAVDGLRWLTAAVRETAGGGLAWTTRPSDDELNPMLYSGTAGIVPVLLEAWRHFGDDSYADTALRAARGLADSVDGIDGDSLYFGRTGMALALRAVHDELGDTAAGAAADRALEIVRSRFDGTRWGDPFELMGGNAGIGLGALLAGDAELAVLAVEPYLRTAERTPAGVHWAHRTGVDSRLHHISHGTLGIVLALARVGRATGRADLVELALAGAADVVARDEAGPEGFLVPHSTPQYRPDLIEPISYGWCHGPAGDAQVFRLLRDLTADPAWPALADRCWHTVTHSGLPRRPRPGFWDNNGRCCGTAGVLALACDRIAEQQDPHDFAHVLVADLAARATRDTGGARWSNVEHRATPSELEPCTGWAMGNAGIVRELLRFVRLSRGGDPRYAFAWPDQPPVPAQVSGP, from the coding sequence ATGACGGCACCGGAAGCCATGGTCGTGACGGTCGACGAGGTCGAGGGGCTCGCCGTGGACGGGCTGCGGTGGCTGACCGCGGCGGTGCGGGAAACCGCCGGCGGAGGCCTCGCCTGGACGACCAGGCCCTCGGACGACGAACTCAACCCGATGCTCTACAGCGGTACGGCCGGGATCGTCCCCGTGCTGCTGGAGGCGTGGCGGCACTTCGGAGACGACTCCTACGCCGACACCGCGCTGCGCGCGGCCCGCGGCCTCGCGGACTCCGTCGACGGCATCGACGGCGACTCCCTCTACTTCGGCCGTACCGGAATGGCTCTCGCGCTGAGGGCCGTTCACGACGAACTCGGTGACACGGCCGCCGGCGCCGCCGCGGACCGCGCACTGGAGATCGTGCGGTCACGCTTCGACGGGACGCGTTGGGGCGATCCGTTCGAGCTGATGGGCGGCAACGCGGGGATCGGCCTCGGGGCGCTCCTGGCCGGCGACGCCGAACTGGCCGTCCTCGCGGTGGAGCCGTATCTGCGGACGGCGGAGCGGACCCCGGCGGGCGTCCACTGGGCCCACCGCACGGGCGTCGACTCCCGCCTGCACCACATCTCGCACGGCACGCTCGGCATCGTCCTGGCGCTTGCCCGGGTCGGCCGGGCCACCGGCCGTGCGGACCTGGTCGAGCTGGCACTGGCCGGTGCCGCGGACGTCGTGGCACGTGACGAAGCGGGACCGGAAGGCTTCCTGGTGCCGCATTCCACCCCGCAGTACCGCCCCGATCTGATCGAGCCCATCAGCTACGGCTGGTGCCACGGCCCGGCCGGCGACGCGCAGGTCTTCCGACTGCTGCGGGACCTCACGGCCGACCCCGCCTGGCCCGCCCTCGCCGACCGCTGCTGGCACACGGTCACCCACTCCGGCCTGCCCCGGCGGCCGCGACCCGGCTTCTGGGACAACAACGGCCGCTGCTGCGGCACCGCGGGAGTCCTCGCCCTGGCCTGCGACCGGATCGCCGAACAGCAGGACCCCCACGACTTCGCCCACGTCCTCGTCGCGGACCTCGCCGCCCGCGCGACCCGGGACACCGGCGGCGCCCGCTGGTCCAACGTCGAGCACCGGGCCACCCCGAGCGAACTCGAACCGTGCACCGGCTGGGCGATGGGCAACGCGGGCATCGTCCGCGAACTCCTGCGCTTCGTGCGGCTGAGCCGCGGAGGCGATCCCCGCTACGCGTTCGCCTGGCCGGATCAGCCCCCGGTACCTGCTCAGGTGAGCGGCCCCTGA
- a CDS encoding SSI family serine proteinase inhibitor: MISLSVMPVLPRGARAAALAAASVTLAALTAVPAATAAAAPTPVRPEDRAGDHLTLVVRHAGPGRDGRYELFCHPESGHHPDPAGACRVLDANTQWGRDTFAPVPPDSVCTMLYGGPATARVTGTWAGRPVDARYDRGNGCEIARWDRMVPFLPRAGAAPGTPSWTTSRTSPWQHPLQPA, encoded by the coding sequence ATGATCTCCCTCTCTGTCATGCCGGTCCTCCCGCGGGGCGCCCGGGCCGCCGCCCTCGCCGCCGCCTCCGTCACCCTGGCCGCGCTCACCGCCGTACCCGCCGCGACCGCGGCCGCCGCTCCCACGCCCGTGCGTCCCGAGGACCGCGCCGGCGACCACCTCACCCTCGTGGTGCGGCACGCGGGGCCGGGCCGGGACGGGCGGTACGAGCTGTTCTGCCATCCGGAGTCCGGCCACCACCCGGACCCGGCGGGCGCCTGCCGGGTGCTGGACGCGAACACCCAGTGGGGCCGGGACACCTTCGCCCCGGTGCCCCCGGACAGCGTCTGCACCATGCTCTACGGCGGCCCGGCCACCGCCCGGGTCACCGGCACCTGGGCCGGCCGGCCCGTCGACGCCCGCTACGACCGCGGCAACGGGTGCGAGATCGCGCGGTGGGACCGCATGGTCCCGTTCCTGCCGCGGGCCGGTGCCGCCCCGGGAACGCCCTCGTGGACGACCTCGCGAACCTCCCCGTGGCAGCACCCGCTGCAACCCGCGTGA
- a CDS encoding DUF2797 domain-containing protein has protein sequence MARTWSCSGLRWTPEGPALVWDGGRRSALSWGKRVAFAVPGGSVRHCVGARGHACPVRAAVPERSTGARCEECARLDRAHSVAADTLADDPRPYRVYLAWFGPGMVKVGITAVGRGPARLLEQGAVCFSWLGTGPLMAARRAEELLRAALRVPDRIPYADKRAVRAVLPVTEDERAAEVRALHARAVALDGWPEALTAEPCRPVDHVRGFGLADAPAASGAVLRLVAGGAVGGRLVAAAGPDLHLAVAGRESVVLDTRLMTGWELVPLPPADDVLTFPAREFAREQDGLF, from the coding sequence ATGGCACGGACATGGAGCTGCTCGGGGCTGCGCTGGACGCCGGAGGGTCCCGCACTGGTGTGGGACGGCGGACGGCGCAGTGCGCTGTCCTGGGGCAAGCGGGTCGCGTTCGCCGTCCCCGGCGGCTCGGTGCGGCACTGCGTGGGCGCCCGCGGGCACGCCTGTCCGGTGCGGGCGGCCGTGCCGGAACGGAGCACCGGGGCCCGGTGCGAGGAGTGCGCACGGCTCGACCGGGCGCACTCGGTGGCGGCCGACACCCTCGCCGACGATCCGCGGCCCTACCGGGTGTACCTGGCGTGGTTCGGGCCCGGCATGGTCAAGGTCGGCATCACCGCCGTCGGACGCGGGCCCGCGCGGCTGCTGGAGCAGGGGGCCGTCTGCTTCAGCTGGCTGGGCACCGGACCGCTGATGGCCGCCCGGCGCGCCGAGGAGTTGCTGCGGGCCGCCCTGCGGGTCCCGGACCGGATCCCGTACGCCGACAAGCGCGCGGTGCGGGCGGTGCTCCCGGTGACCGAGGACGAACGGGCCGCGGAGGTGCGCGCGTTGCACGCCCGCGCCGTCGCGCTGGACGGGTGGCCCGAGGCGCTGACCGCCGAGCCGTGCCGTCCCGTCGACCATGTGCGCGGCTTCGGGCTGGCCGATGCGCCGGCCGCCTCCGGCGCCGTGCTCCGGCTCGTCGCGGGCGGTGCCGTCGGCGGCCGGCTGGTCGCCGCCGCCGGGCCCGACCTGCACCTGGCGGTCGCCGGACGGGAGTCCGTGGTGCTCGACACCCGGTTGATGACCGGCTGGGAGCTGGTCCCGCTGCCCCCGGCGGACGACGTACTCACCTTCCCCGCAAGGGAGTTCGCAAGGGAGCAGGACGGCCTGTTCTGA
- a CDS encoding MarR family winged helix-turn-helix transcriptional regulator has product MDGTPRPPASPAQALSAMDHLIAAHLIGQQELARRLGLNVTDLTCFAFVLEAGEDLLTAGDLAARAHVTTGAVTGILNRLERAGYVTRRPDPADRRRVRVAAVPEAVTRVEAVYAGHYRRLTALFADYSPGELAIITDWFTRATALAHDYLEKLNRNDPEEEC; this is encoded by the coding sequence ATGGACGGCACGCCCCGACCGCCCGCCTCCCCGGCGCAGGCGCTGTCGGCAATGGACCACCTCATCGCCGCGCACCTGATCGGGCAACAGGAACTGGCCCGGCGGCTGGGCCTGAACGTCACCGACCTGACGTGCTTCGCCTTCGTGCTGGAGGCGGGGGAGGACCTGCTCACGGCCGGCGACCTCGCGGCCCGCGCGCACGTCACCACGGGCGCGGTGACCGGCATCCTCAACCGCCTCGAACGCGCCGGCTACGTCACCCGCCGCCCCGACCCCGCCGACCGCCGGCGTGTCCGGGTGGCCGCCGTACCGGAGGCGGTGACCCGCGTCGAGGCGGTGTACGCGGGCCACTACCGGCGCCTCACGGCCCTGTTCGCCGACTACTCCCCCGGGGAACTGGCGATCATCACCGACTGGTTCACCCGGGCCACGGCCCTGGCCCACGACTACCTGGAGAAGCTGAACCGGAACGACCCCGAGGAGGAGTGCTGA
- a CDS encoding sensor histidine kinase encodes MSGRRRPRPRRRRAAQPRTLRTRLVVASVALIAVVCAVIGTVTTLALRSHLYDQLDRKVSEIVQRATGHLQQGPDAPALPGPAPRTDDTPAEKVGNLLTKGPTQRNTVAAYVRGGAIRSAAVSEQLDYGNGFFRRMRADSLSTAQKNALNTVPKDDRAHTVELPGLGHYLVRYRVAVDSADAFYVALPTKDVDDNVDALILIEASVTVAGLVAAAIAGYVLVGVATRPLRKVAATAGRVSELTLHTGEVNLSERVPESECDPHTEVGRVGAALNRLLDHVHGALQARQQSETRVRQFVADASHELRTPLASIRGYAELTRRGREQVGPDTRHALGRIESEAGRMTLLVEDLLLLARLDAGRPLQFERTDLVPLIVDTVSDSRAAGMDHNWRLDLPDEPALATADAARIQQVLVNLLGNARKHTPPGTTVTARVQRRGPWMCVDVEDDGPGIPAQLLPNVFERFARGDSARSRATGSTGLGLAIVQAVATAHGGAVTVDSVPGRTVFTVRLPAAAPAVPRQAAGSAGRSHSQAQHSTTTWVRQGA; translated from the coding sequence ATGAGCGGACGACGACGGCCGCGCCCGCGGCGGCGGCGCGCGGCCCAGCCGCGCACCCTGCGGACCCGGCTCGTCGTCGCGTCCGTCGCGCTGATCGCCGTGGTGTGCGCGGTGATCGGCACGGTGACCACGCTGGCGCTGCGCTCGCACCTGTACGACCAGCTCGACCGCAAGGTGTCCGAGATCGTCCAGCGCGCCACCGGCCACCTGCAGCAGGGCCCGGACGCACCGGCTCTCCCCGGCCCCGCGCCGCGGACGGACGACACCCCGGCCGAGAAGGTCGGCAACCTGCTCACCAAGGGGCCCACCCAGCGCAACACCGTCGCCGCCTACGTGCGCGGCGGCGCGATCAGGAGCGCCGCCGTCTCGGAGCAGCTCGACTACGGCAACGGCTTCTTCCGGAGGATGCGCGCCGACAGCCTGAGCACCGCGCAGAAGAACGCCCTGAACACGGTGCCCAAGGACGACAGGGCCCACACCGTGGAGCTCCCCGGGCTCGGCCACTACCTCGTCCGCTACCGGGTGGCCGTGGACAGCGCCGACGCCTTCTACGTCGCGCTGCCCACCAAGGACGTCGACGACAACGTCGACGCCCTGATCCTCATCGAGGCCAGCGTCACCGTGGCCGGGCTGGTGGCCGCCGCCATCGCCGGGTACGTGCTCGTCGGCGTCGCCACCCGCCCGCTGCGCAAGGTCGCCGCCACCGCCGGCCGGGTCTCCGAACTCACCCTCCATACCGGCGAGGTGAACCTCAGCGAACGGGTCCCGGAGTCCGAGTGCGACCCGCACACCGAGGTCGGCCGGGTCGGCGCCGCGCTCAACCGGCTGCTGGACCACGTGCACGGCGCCCTGCAGGCCCGCCAGCAGAGCGAGACGCGGGTACGGCAGTTCGTCGCCGACGCCAGCCACGAGCTGCGCACCCCGCTCGCCTCCATCCGCGGGTACGCCGAGCTGACCCGGCGCGGCCGTGAACAGGTCGGGCCCGACACCCGGCACGCCCTCGGGCGGATCGAGTCCGAGGCCGGCCGGATGACCCTGCTCGTGGAGGACCTGCTGCTGCTGGCCCGGCTGGACGCCGGCCGCCCGCTCCAGTTCGAGCGGACCGACCTGGTCCCGCTGATCGTCGACACGGTCAGCGACTCCCGCGCGGCCGGCATGGACCACAACTGGCGGCTCGACCTGCCCGACGAACCGGCCCTGGCCACGGCGGACGCGGCACGCATCCAGCAGGTGCTGGTCAACCTGCTGGGCAACGCCCGCAAGCACACCCCGCCCGGCACGACCGTCACCGCGCGCGTGCAGCGGCGCGGGCCGTGGATGTGCGTCGACGTCGAGGACGACGGGCCCGGCATACCGGCGCAGTTGCTGCCGAACGTCTTCGAGCGGTTCGCCCGCGGGGACTCCGCGCGCTCGCGTGCCACCGGATCGACCGGGTTGGGGCTCGCCATCGTGCAGGCCGTCGCCACGGCGCACGGCGGTGCCGTGACCGTGGACAGCGTGCCCGGCCGCACCGTGTTCACGGTGCGCCTGCCCGCGGCCGCTCCCGCCGTCCCCCGGCAGGCCGCCGGATCCGCCGGGCGGTCCCACTCACAGGCACAGCACAGCACCACCACATGGGTGCGACAGGGCGCCTGA
- a CDS encoding HGxxPAAW family protein — protein sequence MSLYEEGHTIAGWTGVAVATVGSAVAGAGVCASSAPTLVGGLVLVAVSALVTWALHLTGWGKPPGIRPRSQWSMRVRDEQARYGHPGCLGCRMAGRGRTAVAVVPQGVRVEPLPVPAAD from the coding sequence ATGAGTCTGTACGAAGAGGGTCACACGATCGCCGGCTGGACCGGTGTGGCCGTCGCGACCGTCGGGAGCGCCGTGGCCGGGGCCGGGGTCTGCGCCTCCTCGGCGCCCACCCTGGTGGGCGGTCTGGTGCTCGTGGCCGTGAGCGCGCTGGTCACCTGGGCGCTGCACCTGACGGGCTGGGGGAAACCGCCGGGCATCCGGCCGAGGAGCCAGTGGAGCATGCGGGTCCGTGACGAACAGGCCCGGTACGGGCACCCCGGGTGTCTCGGCTGCCGGATGGCGGGGCGGGGCCGGACCGCGGTCGCCGTGGTGCCGCAGGGGGTCCGCGTCGAACCGCTCCCCGTACCGGCGGCCGACTGA
- a CDS encoding response regulator transcription factor — MTTTSPQGRTGLLRPDGSPVRVLVVDDELSLTELLSMALRYEGWQIRSAGDGQGALRTAREFRPDAVVLDMMLPDMDGLSVLGRLRRDLPDVPVLFLTAKDAVEDRIAGLTAGGDDYVTKPFSLEEVVARLRGLIRRSGAADRRSDSVLVVGDLSLDEDSHEVARAGESIHLTATEFELLRFLMRNPRRVLSKAQILDRVWSYDFGGQANVVELYISYLRRKIDAGREPMIHTRRGAGYLIKPAVS; from the coding sequence ATGACCACGACCTCGCCCCAGGGGCGCACCGGACTGCTGAGGCCGGACGGGAGCCCCGTCCGCGTGCTTGTGGTGGACGACGAGCTGTCGCTCACCGAACTGCTGAGCATGGCCCTCCGATACGAGGGCTGGCAGATCAGGAGCGCGGGCGACGGGCAGGGCGCCCTGCGGACCGCGCGCGAGTTCCGGCCCGACGCCGTTGTCCTGGACATGATGCTGCCGGACATGGACGGCCTCTCCGTGCTGGGCCGGCTCCGCCGCGACCTGCCCGACGTGCCCGTCCTGTTCCTCACGGCCAAGGACGCCGTCGAGGACCGTATCGCCGGACTCACCGCGGGCGGCGACGACTACGTCACCAAGCCGTTCAGCCTGGAGGAGGTCGTCGCCCGGCTGCGGGGTCTGATCCGCAGGTCCGGGGCCGCCGACCGGCGCTCCGACTCCGTCCTCGTCGTCGGCGACCTCAGCCTGGACGAGGACAGCCACGAGGTCGCGCGGGCCGGGGAGTCCATCCACCTCACCGCGACCGAGTTCGAGCTGCTGCGCTTCCTGATGCGCAACCCCCGCCGGGTGCTCAGCAAGGCGCAGATCCTGGACCGGGTCTGGTCCTACGACTTCGGCGGCCAGGCCAACGTGGTCGAGCTGTACATCTCCTACCTGCGCCGGAAGATCGACGCGGGCCGCGAGCCCATGATCCACACACGGCGCGGCGCCGGTTACCTGATCAAGCCCGCCGTGTCATGA
- a CDS encoding helix-turn-helix domain-containing protein, whose amino-acid sequence MQRYGTLDRNARTGPLQSWLIREKYRAGLSFGELAALTFISKSSLHRATQGFEMPSRQVFEAFVRGCGSDITAAEEVWRKAESANSLSGFAAMLIHPDDVTTHNGLRRALGRLMKRKGLTLRQVEKMAEQRGVKLRRSTLGDALSGRQNFSRSSTIELARTCGETESSVQAWDEAWERAERDRRSRNGHLGGMYRLPAGARQYVQLGIEEIFRVCERYNIPSAEIDMYIRSQVEFRRISNSRTFWGDPPESWRVSVSNPANDVSGRIEEALRGVMVKRLPFPLDWSLLRVLTSSVLHALGEDADGGTDP is encoded by the coding sequence GTGCAGCGATATGGAACGCTAGATCGAAATGCGCGGACTGGCCCATTACAGTCCTGGCTGATTCGGGAAAAGTATCGCGCCGGCCTCAGTTTCGGAGAGCTTGCCGCGTTGACATTCATCTCGAAATCTTCGCTGCATCGCGCAACGCAAGGGTTTGAAATGCCTAGTCGGCAAGTCTTTGAAGCATTCGTTCGAGGCTGCGGATCGGACATCACGGCTGCTGAGGAAGTATGGCGGAAGGCTGAATCAGCAAACTCTTTGTCCGGCTTCGCGGCAATGTTGATTCACCCCGATGACGTTACCACTCACAACGGGTTGCGCAGGGCTCTGGGGCGTCTCATGAAGCGGAAAGGGTTGACCTTGCGGCAGGTCGAAAAGATGGCTGAGCAGCGGGGCGTCAAGCTCCGCAGAAGCACGCTCGGTGATGCTCTCAGTGGGCGTCAGAATTTCAGCCGTAGTTCAACAATCGAGCTTGCGCGAACCTGCGGCGAGACGGAGAGTTCGGTCCAAGCATGGGATGAGGCATGGGAGCGAGCTGAGCGTGATAGAAGAAGTAGAAATGGTCATTTGGGTGGGATGTATAGACTGCCAGCGGGTGCCAGGCAGTACGTTCAACTCGGCATTGAGGAGATATTTCGGGTCTGCGAGCGATACAACATTCCGAGCGCAGAGATAGATATGTACATTCGCAGCCAAGTTGAGTTCAGGCGTATCTCGAATTCGCGAACTTTTTGGGGTGATCCTCCCGAGTCGTGGAGGGTTTCTGTGTCGAACCCTGCTAATGATGTATCAGGGCGAATCGAAGAGGCTTTGAGGGGGGTAATGGTGAAAAGACTTCCCTTCCCGTTGGACTGGTCGCTGTTGCGTGTACTAACGAGTTCCGTTCTTCACGCGCTGGGGGAAGATGCAGACGGCGGCACTGACCCGTGA